In Ostreibacterium oceani, the genomic window ACGGTGCATCGACTTTATGACGATGATGCGCCTCAACCATTTCAATATCGGCGGTCACTTGCATTTGGTTAATCAATGCGTGCGTTGCCTGTGCCGCGAGCGCATTCATCAGGTTGACCCCCATGCTCATATTTGCCGACATAAAAACGGGGATGTCTTTGGCTGCATCGCGAATGGTGTCGATTTGCGAGGCATTAAACCCTGTTGTGCCGATGACAATCGCTTTTTGTTGCTCACGACAAAAGGCCAGATGCGTCATTGATGCCGAAACGCTCGTAAAGTCAATCAACACATCAAAATCCAAAGACAAGCTCGAAGTAATTGTAACCGCCATATCATGACCAACATCGCCAGCACCATCACCAAGCGGCGGACAAGTTTGGCTCAACAATTGACCTATACACTTATCACCAGGCTTTGCCGTGGCAACTGTCAAGCGTAACCCAGCGTCCCAATCGTCGCGCGAATTATTACCCGCGGCCACCGAATCAGGCGCCATCAGACAATGATAGATACTCTGCCCCATTCGCCCACCAATGCCTGCAATTGCCAGTCTCGCCATACCGCCACACCTCACTATGCGATTATTTGTTTGATTATTTGTTTATTCGATACGTGTTTAGCGCATATCAGTGCATATCAGCACCTATTTTAATGCATCCCTTTAGCTATGATACGAAATTCAGCCCTAAAATGATAGTATTCTTAACGGCGTTATACATTCGGTGGTACAATTGTTGTTATTCCAATCTATTCGCCTCTATTCGCTTTTATTTGCTAGCAATCACCGAGAGAAGCATGGATTCACTCAATACCACGCTTGCTTTGTCGTTTACTTTATGGTTCGTTTGTTTGGTTTGCTTTAAAAAAACAAACCAAAAAACGCACTACCACGGCACTGCGGTTGATTAACTGCAATATTTTTATTGACTTTTTAGGCGATTCGTATAGAATTTTTTGGTTTTAATTCGCACTTATTTGTAGGAGATTTTTTCATGGCCAATAGCCCACAAGCCCGTAAGCGTGCTCGGCAAGCAGAGCAACACCGCACCCGTAATGTCGCACAGCGTTCTTATATGCGCACGACTGTCAAAAACGTTCTCAAAGCCGTTGAAGCTGGGGACAAAGCCCACGCTGAAAAAGCATTTGAGCTGGCTGTTCCAGCGCTTGACAAAGCCAGCCGCAAGGGATTAATCCACGCGAACAAGGCAGCGCGTATTAAGTCTCGTTTAGTCAGACAGTTAAAAGCACTATAATTAGCACGACTAACCGCCTAATTGCCGCCTAATTGCCGCCTAAGTTTCACCTAATAGCCACTTACTGTTAGGCTAACGGCTAGGCTAATGACTAAGCTAGTAGCGACCACGCTAGCAATGTATTTGCCCTGTATTCAATAGACTAATACGCCTATACATCGCTAGCGTGCTTTTTGCGCTCACTTATTTGCTTACGCATAACTCGCTGTATCGATTATTGCCTGCATTGGTCATCGCCTGTATTGGTCATTGTTCATTTTGCTAATGATTTTTATTGGTCGTTCATTTCTAATTCATAATCCATGCACTCACAGGCCACTCACAGACCCAATCACAGGTCCACTCACAGACCCAATCACAGGTCCACTCACAAGTCTAACACTCGCGAAGCCTTATAACGCATTATGATGATGACAGTATTACACCGACTATCTTTCGTTTTTTTTGTCGCCTTTAGCTTGTTGGTCATGGGCTGCCAACAAACGCAACAGCAACAAACACAACACCAACAAACTGGCAATGCATCTCACGACTCACCCGATTCATATGATTCTGACTTATATGAATCACGCACCTCACAAACCGTTGATGGCAAACCAACCACCCACCCAACTGTATTCACTACCCTATTCAATCATTCAGACACACCACAAACACCCACCATCAACGGTATTTCACTGCTTGGATACGGCATTCGTCAGCCTGGTGAGCAGACATTTTCCCCCGTCAGCGAAGGTACGCTTACCCTGGGCACAGAATTTGCCATTTTATACCAGCTCGACAACTCAGTTAGTCAGCCTATTGAGCATGTGACGATTTATCCAGATAGCGGTATCAAACACCCTAGCAAGGGGGCGATTAAATTTGACACCTTACAGTGGACACCCAACCCTAACCAACAAACGTATGAATTAATTTACCTCATCGAACATGGCTGGGAAATCATCCCGGGACGCTGGGTGTTACAAGTTAAATCAGGGCCAACCGTGTATTTAGAAAAAGTGTTTTATCTCAACGATCGATAAAATACGTTATCGAATTTTCAGCAAACCCTTTACAATAACCCTTTACAATAAAACCCATAAACAAAACTTAAAGAATAAGACAAACAGAATAAAACCCATTAGCCCTAGGAAAAACCATGCATTTGGAACAAAAAATACAACTGGTCTTTATCATTGCTTTGGTCGGATTATGCTTTTATGTATTATCGCCGATTCTAAGCCCATTCCTATTTGCCGCATTGCTTGCCTATCTGGGCGATCCGTTGGTCGATCGATTGGAAAAACGCATGTCACGTACTTTTGCGGTCGTCAGCGTTTTTATTTTTATTATTATCACGTTGATTTTAATCGTCATGCTATTTATTCCGCTTATTAGTGAGCAATTATCCAAACTCATCGGCAAACTACCTGGCATGATTGATTTAATCGAAAAAAACATCCTGCCAACCATTCAGGACAAGTTTGCGGCTGGTTCGGCAGCCAGCAGCGACGATGATTTGATTTTAAATACGTTAAAATCCAACCTCTCAAACCTCTCAAATATTGCTAGCAAGCTATTTGGCTGGATTAGCAACTCCAGTGGCTTTGTGTTGACGTTACTGGCGAATATTTTTTTAGTGCCTGTGGTGACTTTTTACCTGTTAAGAGACTGGGATCGATTAATTGAACGCATCCACCACTTAATCCCTAGACGCTACGAAGCCAAAGTTAGCCAAATTGCCAAAGAATCTGACAATATGCTCGCGGCATTCTTGCGTGGTCAATTTATGGTCATGAATAGTCTTGGACTCATCTATGCGATTGGTTTGTCCGTTGTCGGTCTAGAATCCGCCATATTGATTGGTTTTATTGCTGGCTGGCTGTCTTTTGTCCCTTATTTGGGGCTAGTTGTTGGCATGGGCGTGGCGACAGCGCTGGCTTATTTTCAATTCGGTGATATTATGCACCCTTTGGGCGTGATTATCACCTTTGTCATCGCGCAAGCACTAGAGGGCAGCGTACTCACCCCACGTTTTGTCGGCGAACGCATCGGGCTACACCCTGTTGCCGTTATTTTTGCCGTCCTCGCAGGCGGTCAACTGGCTGGATTTGCTGGTGTTTTATTGGCACTGCCTGTCGCTGCCGTGCTAAATGTGTTAGTTTCACACGCACATGTCGCATACCAGCACAGCAAGCTCTATAATTAGCCGCCTGTTACCTTATTCATGCGACGCTTAACTACTTAAAAGACCATCCGAGACCACCTGATATGCGAAATCATTTTCCTTTACTTTTACTCACACTATTCGTTACAACTTGGTTTACTGTTGGCTGCGCGTCAAACAATGGGCTAGAACAATACAACCAACGCATGTATGCGGTTAACAAAAAAATCGACCAGTACACGCTAAAACCCCTAAGCCAAGGCTACCAAAAGATAACGCCAGACCCCGTTGAACGTCGTGTTAGTCACTTTTTCGGTAATTTAGGCGAGATTAACACCTTCGCAAACAGCTTACTCCAAGGCAAATTCAAAAACGCAGGGCTTTCTAGTTCACGGTTTGTTTGGAATACGACACTCGGCTTGGGCGGGCTATTTGATGTCGCCACCGCGATGGGCATTTCAGCCGACAAAGAGGATTTCGGGCAAACACTGCGTGCTTGGGGTGTCCCCGCTGGTCCTTATCTTGTCTTGCCCATATTGGGACCCAGCACAATAACAGACACCGTTGGGTTGATTGGTGACTATGGGATAGACCCCATTAATCGCTACCAATGGAATGATTATCGCGTTGAAACGGGCGTTAATGTCTTAAAACGTATTGACCAGCGCGCGGGGCTACTGAATACCGAAAAAGTACTGGCCAGCAGTACCATCAACGAATACGAGTTTGTCAAAAGTGCCTACCTGCAACGACGCGCCTCATTGACCAGAGACGGGGCACCCGACCCACAGTCAGAAGATGCATTTGATGCGTTTTTTGATGAGGAATAACCGCCAACAGTCCACTAAATGAATCGTTTTCTCGACCGACTATTAGCGCACTATCCCTGCTATCTCTACTATGCCCACTATCCCTACAACCCGTACTATGCCTGAAACGCCGAATACAACACTAGACTTTGCACATTTGCTCGCAGACGAAGCGCGCTCAATCACCCTCGATTATTTTCGCCGCCCGCTGCAAGTAACAAAAAAATCAAACGAAACACCCGTGACCGTTGCCGACCAAACCACGGAATCAAGGCTACGCCAACTGATTGAATTGCACTACCCAGACCACAGCATCATTGGCGAAGAACACGCCGAAAAATCAACCCAATCCACCTATCAATGGGTAATTGACCCCATTGATGGCACAAAAAATTTCGTCGCAGGCATTCCGCTATTTACCACCCTGATTGCGCTCTTCAAATCAGGGCAACCGATACTTAGCTTGATTGATGCACCCGCGCAAGACGAGCGCTGGATAGCCAGCAAAGAAACCCCCACAACGTATCAGCGTCAACAAACCACACAACTAGTTCGTACACGAGACACGACATCACTAGACAAGGCCATTTTATGCTCAACGGACTTGAGCATGTTTTCGGACGCCGAAAATGCACAGGTCCAACCACTACGCGACACGGTGAGTCTAATACGCTATAATGGCGATGCGTATTTGTATGCAATGCTTGCGAGCGGCTGGATTGATTTGGTGCTTGAGTCTGATTTACAGCCTTATGACTTTTTACCGCTAAGGCTCATTGTCGAACAAGCCGGCGGCAGCATAACCGACTGGCAAGGCAATCCGCTGACCCGAAGTAGCTGCGGCCAAGTGTTAGCCAGCGCCAATGCAACGCTGCACCAACAAGCACTTGATAAAATACGCCAAACAATACAGCCACAGACCTAATACCACAAACCTAACACCACAAACCTAATACAACCGATCATACTAACTAGACAAAATACCATGATATTTAACTTCGGCAAAAAGAAAGCAAAAGACGCAGAAAAAGCAAACAAAGACCAAGCAGACAGCACATCTGAATCCATTGAACCCATTGATACCACTCAAACAACTCAAGCCATTCAAGCCACTCAAACCAACGACACGGCTGCGTGGAAAATTGACGATGCCTCCCACGATAACAACACCGATAACAACTCCGATAACACATCGGTTGATAAAGCAGATAACAAGGCGAGCAACACGGCGAGCAACAAGGGCAGCTACCTTAGCCGTCTAAAGTCTGGACTGGCAAAAACTGGCGCTAGCTTTAGCGGCCTATTTCTCGGCAAAAAAACCCTAGATGACGATTTAATTGACGACTTAGAGACGGCTTTATTAATGGCAGATGTCGGCATCGAAGCGACCCAAGAAATCATCGATGACGTCACAAAAACCATCTCACGCAAAGAAACCAACAACCCAGAAGCCGTCATTAATCAACTAAAACAAACGATGCGCCGCATTTTATCGGGTTGCGAAATCCCATTACCCATTAACGATCACCAACCCACAGTCATATTGATGGTGGGCATCAATGGCGCAGGAAAAACAACCACCATAGCAAAGCTTATACAACGCTTTCAACAGCAAGGCAAAACTGTCATGCTGGCGGCAGGTGACACTTTTCGTGCTGCCGCTGTCGAGCAATTAAAAACGTGGGGAGAACGCGCAAACGTGCCCGTTATTTCACAAGGTACTGGGGCAGATGCCGCTTCGGTCATTTTTGACGCTTATACGTCTGCCAAGGCAAAAAACATCGATATACTTATCGCTGATACCGCTGGTCGCTTGCATACCCAATCCCATCTCATGGCTGAAATTGAAAAAGTCGTGCGGGTACTGAAAAAACATGACAGCAACCTACCCCATGAAACGATGCTTGTCATTGATGCAGGAAATGGGCAAAATGCCCTCAATCAAGCAAAATCATTTCATCAAAGCTTAGGATTAACGGGTATCACGGTCACCAAACTCGATGGCACCGCCAAGGGCGGCATGATTTTCTCATTAGCAAAGCAGATGCAACTACCGATTCGATTTATCGGCGTCGGTGAAGCCGCCGACGATTTGCGTGAATTTGTTATCGATGATTTTATCGATGCCTTGCTTGACAACTTTGCCCCCTAACTGCAACGCAACCGCAACGCAACTGCAACGTAGCCCTAACCTGCCGTCACTTAACCAGCGCGTTGGCTAAGTTTATCGACAATCCAGTTAATCATCGAAGTTAATCACCGAATAAAATCATTCAGACACTCACTCAACCCATTTTTTATGGTAAACTGAGCGCTAATAAAAACGCGTTAAACGCATCGACCCCATTGACATTAAGCATTAAGCATTGGCATCAACCCTAGTAATGTTCAAACCCAGTAATTTTCAAACCCAGTGACTCCCATGGAAATAAAACAAAAAATTGAATCCCAGCTCAATGAATACCCAGCCATTCTCTATATGAAAGGTACACCCCAATTCCCACAATGCGGTTTTTCTAGCCGTGTTGTCACCATACTAAAACGTATCGGTGAACCTTTTGCCTATGTTAATGTATTGGCCGAACCTGCTGTGCGCGAGCATTTGCCAAAAATCTCTGATTGGCCAACCTTTCCGCAGCTATTTATCAATGGCGAGCTCGTTGGTGGCTGTGATATTATCGAAGAAATGGACCAACAAGGAGAACTCGCACCCTTGTTTGAAGGCCTTATCTGGCCGGAAGAGGACAATGCATGACAGCACTTTTACATTAAGCCGTTTTCAAAAACAAGCATTGATCGACATGGCGATTGATGCTTGGTACATCACGCCTATTGTAAAAAAACAAGCCGCCACCTCTCACGAATCCGACTTTGCTGAAATGATGCAATCGTTGGTCAGTGAAGCGCAAACGCCGCCTGCAACCCAAGACATTAATCCAGCACCTGCTACGCACCAAGAAATCAACACCTCAGCAAGCATACCATCCAAACGCATACCCTCTAATAGTACGAATAATAACGAAAACACCACAGCCCAGCCCATTGATTCCCCCACAATAGATAATACGCAATCGTCAGCGCAATCATCAGCATTAACACCCGATGAAGTATTAACACCCGATGCCGCAAGTGCTTTGACGCAGTCTGTACAGCGCCAAAACGACCAAAAAACCAACCAGACCAACAAAACCAACCAAAGCAGCCAAAGTATCTCAAAAGCACAACGACAGCTGCTTTATCAACCCATTGTTATTGATACGCAGAAAACCGTTATCACCGAAGCTAATCCAGCGCGTCGCACCCTAACCCTACCAGAGGCTTTAGCAGAAGCTTCACCAGCAAGCCTCGGCCTAGACAACGATGGTGAAATAGCAGCACAAATACAAGCCCTCGCCAATACCCAAGCCAGCACACCCTACTTTGGCACAGGCAACCCCCAAGCCGATATCATGTTACTAAGCGGCTGGCACGAGAATCACTGGATAGATAATGGCAACACAACGATACCGCCACTGCTTCAACAAGCACTGAGCGCTATAGAGATTGCTCCCGATCAGGTCTATTGCACACCTTTTCTAAAGTATCAGTATGCGTTGCCACTAGATCCTGATGATTCGATACTCGCCGAGTGTCTGCCTTTGCTTGCCATGGAAATCGCCAAGGTACAACCTCGCGTGGTCGTTGCATTTGGGCATCCGCTATGCCGTTATTTAACCCAGCAAACCACACCATTATGGACGACACCGCAATCTACTACAACAAGCAACAACCGTCAAAATACCAGCCTAGATACCAGCCTAGATAACAACTTAGACGGCAACTTAGACGGCAACTTAAACAATAACATAGATAGCAATACGCACCAACTGCATGTTGCGTCCTTAACGCAGACACCCGTGCATACCGTATCACTCATCTGCCTGCCGTCAATAGACTACTTATCTGACTTTCCAAACGACAAATCGCTTTTATGGCAACAGCTAAAACGCATTCATCAATACCTATATCCGCCTTAATTTTTTGCTACCATCAACCATGCTGCCATCAACCATGCCACCATCTCCATCTCGTCTAATTTTTCAGCCTAGTGCGCCTGCCTATTACTCAGATTTAGCAGCGATTGAATCACGTAGCAACCCGACCGCTTGGTCAGCATCGCAACTGCTTCACACCTTATCGCAATACCAAAACCTCACAGGGTTTATCGACAACACACCGGTTGCTTTTGTTATTTATCGCAGCATCT contains:
- the grxD gene encoding Grx4 family monothiol glutaredoxin; this translates as MEIKQKIESQLNEYPAILYMKGTPQFPQCGFSSRVVTILKRIGEPFAYVNVLAEPAVREHLPKISDWPTFPQLFINGELVGGCDIIEEMDQQGELAPLFEGLIWPEEDNA
- a CDS encoding DUF3859 domain-containing protein, coding for MMMTVLHRLSFVFFVAFSLLVMGCQQTQQQQTQHQQTGNASHDSPDSYDSDLYESRTSQTVDGKPTTHPTVFTTLFNHSDTPQTPTINGISLLGYGIRQPGEQTFSPVSEGTLTLGTEFAILYQLDNSVSQPIEHVTIYPDSGIKHPSKGAIKFDTLQWTPNPNQQTYELIYLIEHGWEIIPGRWVLQVKSGPTVYLEKVFYLNDR
- a CDS encoding MlaA family lipoprotein, with the translated sequence MRNHFPLLLLTLFVTTWFTVGCASNNGLEQYNQRMYAVNKKIDQYTLKPLSQGYQKITPDPVERRVSHFFGNLGEINTFANSLLQGKFKNAGLSSSRFVWNTTLGLGGLFDVATAMGISADKEDFGQTLRAWGVPAGPYLVLPILGPSTITDTVGLIGDYGIDPINRYQWNDYRVETGVNVLKRIDQRAGLLNTEKVLASSTINEYEFVKSAYLQRRASLTRDGAPDPQSEDAFDAFFDEE
- a CDS encoding AI-2E family transporter, coding for MHLEQKIQLVFIIALVGLCFYVLSPILSPFLFAALLAYLGDPLVDRLEKRMSRTFAVVSVFIFIIITLILIVMLFIPLISEQLSKLIGKLPGMIDLIEKNILPTIQDKFAAGSAASSDDDLILNTLKSNLSNLSNIASKLFGWISNSSGFVLTLLANIFLVPVVTFYLLRDWDRLIERIHHLIPRRYEAKVSQIAKESDNMLAAFLRGQFMVMNSLGLIYAIGLSVVGLESAILIGFIAGWLSFVPYLGLVVGMGVATALAYFQFGDIMHPLGVIITFVIAQALEGSVLTPRFVGERIGLHPVAVIFAVLAGGQLAGFAGVLLALPVAAVLNVLVSHAHVAYQHSKLYN
- the ftsY gene encoding signal recognition particle-docking protein FtsY; amino-acid sequence: MIFNFGKKKAKDAEKANKDQADSTSESIEPIDTTQTTQAIQATQTNDTAAWKIDDASHDNNTDNNSDNTSVDKADNKASNTASNKGSYLSRLKSGLAKTGASFSGLFLGKKTLDDDLIDDLETALLMADVGIEATQEIIDDVTKTISRKETNNPEAVINQLKQTMRRILSGCEIPLPINDHQPTVILMVGINGAGKTTTIAKLIQRFQQQGKTVMLAAGDTFRAAAVEQLKTWGERANVPVISQGTGADAASVIFDAYTSAKAKNIDILIADTAGRLHTQSHLMAEIEKVVRVLKKHDSNLPHETMLVIDAGNGQNALNQAKSFHQSLGLTGITVTKLDGTAKGGMIFSLAKQMQLPIRFIGVGEAADDLREFVIDDFIDALLDNFAP
- the rpsT gene encoding 30S ribosomal protein S20 — its product is MANSPQARKRARQAEQHRTRNVAQRSYMRTTVKNVLKAVEAGDKAHAEKAFELAVPALDKASRKGLIHANKAARIKSRLVRQLKAL
- the dapB gene encoding 4-hydroxy-tetrahydrodipicolinate reductase, whose amino-acid sequence is MARLAIAGIGGRMGQSIYHCLMAPDSVAAGNNSRDDWDAGLRLTVATAKPGDKCIGQLLSQTCPPLGDGAGDVGHDMAVTITSSLSLDFDVLIDFTSVSASMTHLAFCREQQKAIVIGTTGFNASQIDTIRDAAKDIPVFMSANMSMGVNLMNALAAQATHALINQMQVTADIEMVEAHHRHKVDAPSGTALMIGETVAATLGKALPDIAVKSRDGLIGPRESGTIGFSTIRGGDVVGEHTLTFYMAGERFEISHRATDRSIFARGALFAANAISKKSAGFYTMRDLLGFN
- a CDS encoding uracil-DNA glycosylase family protein; the protein is MHDSTFTLSRFQKQALIDMAIDAWYITPIVKKQAATSHESDFAEMMQSLVSEAQTPPATQDINPAPATHQEINTSASIPSKRIPSNSTNNNENTTAQPIDSPTIDNTQSSAQSSALTPDEVLTPDAASALTQSVQRQNDQKTNQTNKTNQSSQSISKAQRQLLYQPIVIDTQKTVITEANPARRTLTLPEALAEASPASLGLDNDGEIAAQIQALANTQASTPYFGTGNPQADIMLLSGWHENHWIDNGNTTIPPLLQQALSAIEIAPDQVYCTPFLKYQYALPLDPDDSILAECLPLLAMEIAKVQPRVVVAFGHPLCRYLTQQTTPLWTTPQSTTTSNNRQNTSLDTSLDNNLDGNLDGNLNNNIDSNTHQLHVASLTQTPVHTVSLICLPSIDYLSDFPNDKSLLWQQLKRIHQYLYPP
- the hisN gene encoding histidinol-phosphatase, encoding MPETPNTTLDFAHLLADEARSITLDYFRRPLQVTKKSNETPVTVADQTTESRLRQLIELHYPDHSIIGEEHAEKSTQSTYQWVIDPIDGTKNFVAGIPLFTTLIALFKSGQPILSLIDAPAQDERWIASKETPTTYQRQQTTQLVRTRDTTSLDKAILCSTDLSMFSDAENAQVQPLRDTVSLIRYNGDAYLYAMLASGWIDLVLESDLQPYDFLPLRLIVEQAGGSITDWQGNPLTRSSCGQVLASANATLHQQALDKIRQTIQPQT